The following coding sequences lie in one Arachis hypogaea cultivar Tifrunner chromosome 9, arahy.Tifrunner.gnm2.J5K5, whole genome shotgun sequence genomic window:
- the LOC112710517 gene encoding 10 kDa chaperonin 1, chloroplastic gives MASTFVTLPTPFLHRTTSFSSSNNTFPVLKRHSFKVNALVSNKWEPTKVVPQADRVLIRLEALPDKTTGGVLLPKSAVKFERYLMGEILSVGAEAGEEVKAGSKVLFTDMNAYEVDLGTDEKHCFCKASDLLAVVE, from the exons ATGGCATCCACATTTGTCACTTTGCCCACCCCCTTCCTACACAGAACCACTTCATTCTCTTCCTCCAACAACACATTCCCAG TTTTGAAAAGGCACTCTTTCAAAGTCAATGCACTAGTTTCCAACAAATGGGAACCAACTAAg gTTGTGCCTCAGGCTGATAGAGTCCTTATTCGTTTGGAGGCACTACCAGAT AAAACTACTGGTGGAGTTTTGTTGCCCAAGTCCGCTGTTAAATTTGAGCGATATCTGATGGGAGAA ATCCTCTCTGTTGGTGCTGAGGCAGGAGAAGAAGTAAAAGCTGGATCAAAG GTTTTGTTTACTGACATGAATGCTTATGAG GTTGATTTGGGGACTGACGAAAAGCACTGCTTCTGTAAAGCAAGCGACCTGTTGGCCGTGGTTGAGTAG